A single Cucumis melo cultivar AY chromosome 4, USDA_Cmelo_AY_1.0, whole genome shotgun sequence DNA region contains:
- the LOC127148917 gene encoding uncharacterized protein LOC127148917, whose product MERRLNELGDGMERRLNELGDGMERRLNELGDGMERRLNELGDGMEPRLSELGDGMEPRLSELGDGMEPRLSELGDGMEPRLSELGDGMEPRLNELGDGMEPRLSELGDGMEPRLSELGDGMEPRLNELGDGMEPRLYHHIEDEDDDDPFDCNTSERSRVCWSTFWRGSEAVTKGVNGLGWIGLRDILNSTHIFGLVGLIYIIIVDFYNVDSMTCSDFQYYF is encoded by the exons ATGGAGCGCCGCTTGAACGAACTTGGAGATGGGATGGAGCGCCGCTTGAACGAACTTGGAGATGGGATGGAGCGCCGCTTGAACGAACTTGGAGATGGGATGGAGCGCCGCTTGAACGAACTTGGAGATGGGATGGAGCCTCGCTTGAGCGAACTTGGAGATGGGATGGAGCCTCGCTTGAGCGAACTTGGAGATGGGATGGAGCCTCGCTTGAGCGAACTTGGAGATGGGATGGAGCCTCGCTTGAGCGAACTTGGAGATGGGATGGAGCCTCGCTTGAACGAACTTGGAGATGGGATGGAGCCTCGCTTGAGCGAACTTGGAGATGGGATGGAGCCTCGCTTGAGCGAACTTGGAGATGGGATGGAGCCTCGCTTGAACGAACTTGGAGATGGGATGGAGCCTCGACTATACCaccacattgaagatgaagatgatgatgatcctTTTGACTGCAACACATCGGAGAGGAGTAGAGTTTGTTGGTCAACATTTTGGAGAGGAAGCGAAGCTGTAACTAAGGgtgtaaatgggttgggttggattgggttgagAGACATTCTCAActcaacccatattttcgggttggtcgggtt AATATACATAATTATTGTTGACTTCTACAATGTTGACAgcatgacatgcagtgacttcCAATACTACTTCTAG